Proteins encoded together in one Citromicrobium bathyomarinum window:
- a CDS encoding FliH/SctL family protein, translating into MTMHDHNLHVRPFGFDRTFAMPVREPARQYRRKTDAAELAHDVDTLRRQIARIEESHAEELARTRTEAFEAGCSHVRAERDAAILSALDAVQASLDELSEQSGELQAQAEADAIEVAFAAAEALAGQAVAQQPGGAVDEAIGRALAQVARGQEIDVKVHPDLVEDIEARIAERQSRDRRRLALVVSGDASLAPGDAVLRWDRGGVIVDAQSRRQAVLDELAPIMDHSPE; encoded by the coding sequence ATGACGATGCACGATCATAACCTTCATGTCCGGCCGTTCGGCTTCGACCGCACGTTTGCGATGCCGGTTCGCGAACCGGCACGGCAATATCGACGCAAGACCGACGCGGCCGAGTTGGCGCACGACGTAGATACCCTGCGCAGGCAGATCGCCCGGATCGAAGAGAGCCATGCGGAAGAACTGGCCCGGACAAGAACCGAAGCGTTCGAGGCCGGGTGCAGCCATGTGCGCGCAGAACGAGATGCGGCGATCCTTTCTGCGCTGGATGCGGTTCAGGCATCGCTGGACGAGCTTTCCGAGCAGTCCGGAGAATTGCAGGCCCAGGCCGAGGCCGATGCGATCGAGGTCGCCTTTGCGGCGGCCGAAGCGCTGGCCGGACAGGCTGTTGCGCAGCAGCCCGGTGGCGCGGTCGACGAAGCGATCGGGCGCGCGCTCGCGCAGGTCGCCCGAGGGCAGGAGATCGATGTAAAAGTCCACCCGGATCTGGTCGAGGATATCGAGGCGCGGATCGCCGAGCGGCAGAGCCGCGACCGCCGTCGTCTGGCGCTGGTCGTATCCGGCGACGCATCGCTCGCCCCCGGCGATGCGGTGCTGCGCTGGGATCGTGGCGGGGTGATCGTCGATGCGCAGAGCCGCCGCCAAGCGGTGCTGGACGAGCTTGCTCCGATCATGGATCACTCCCCCGAGTGA
- a CDS encoding flagellar motor switch protein FliG — translation MTMAANLVEPAELKKYSGPQRAAALMLALGQEHGAPIWEQLNNDEIKELSAGIAQLGRLPAVAVEHLLVQFSSEVSSMSSLHGSYETTERLLSGILGEDKVKEIMEDIRGPSGRTMWDKLSNVNEAVLAAYLRNEYPQTVSVILSKLRAEHAARVLSELPSDFATDVIQRMLRMEPVQKEIVAEIEQTLKSEFMTNLARSQKRDPHEMMAEVFNALDRSAEERMLSALEECNAESAERIRALMFTFEDLGNLLTASIATIVKNADKREMALALKGAPEEIRTLFLGAMTERAAKMLREDMSAMGPVRARECDEAQAALVRLAKSLADRGEIVLVDPKSDESMIY, via the coding sequence ATGACCATGGCCGCCAATCTCGTGGAGCCTGCCGAGCTCAAGAAATATTCGGGGCCGCAGCGTGCTGCTGCGCTGATGCTCGCGCTCGGCCAGGAACACGGGGCACCGATCTGGGAGCAGCTGAACAACGACGAGATCAAGGAACTGTCCGCCGGGATCGCGCAGCTGGGCCGGTTGCCGGCCGTGGCGGTGGAGCACTTGCTGGTCCAGTTCAGCAGCGAAGTCTCCAGCATGTCGTCGCTGCACGGATCGTACGAGACGACAGAGCGACTGCTCTCCGGCATCCTCGGCGAAGACAAGGTCAAGGAGATCATGGAGGACATCCGTGGTCCCTCGGGCCGCACCATGTGGGACAAGCTGTCCAATGTGAACGAGGCGGTTCTCGCCGCCTATCTCCGCAACGAATACCCACAGACCGTGTCGGTGATCCTCAGCAAGCTGCGTGCCGAGCATGCAGCGCGCGTGCTTTCCGAACTGCCCAGCGACTTCGCGACCGACGTCATCCAGCGAATGCTGCGGATGGAGCCGGTCCAGAAGGAAATCGTCGCCGAGATCGAGCAGACGCTCAAGAGCGAGTTCATGACCAATCTGGCGCGCTCCCAGAAGCGCGACCCGCACGAGATGATGGCCGAGGTGTTCAACGCGCTCGACCGGTCCGCCGAGGAGCGGATGCTCAGCGCGCTCGAAGAGTGCAATGCGGAATCGGCGGAGCGCATCCGCGCGCTGATGTTCACCTTCGAGGATCTGGGCAATCTCCTGACCGCATCGATCGCCACGATCGTGAAGAACGCCGATAAGCGCGAAATGGCGCTGGCACTGAAGGGCGCGCCGGAAGAAATACGCACGCTGTTCCTGGGTGCGATGACCGAGCGCGCGGCCAAGATGCTGCGCGAAGACATGAGCGCGATGGGCCCGGTGCGCGCACGCGAATGCGACGAGGCGCAAGCCGCGCTTGTCCGCCTGGCCAAATCCCTTGCCGATCGGGGAGAGATCGTTCTGGTCGATCCGAAGTCCGATGAATCGATGATCTACTGA